A window of the Candidatus Dadabacteria bacterium genome harbors these coding sequences:
- a CDS encoding endonuclease domain-containing protein, translating into MSPEWVVCVKGKGNLHEGGKPERRERTFPINSVGLVQQRDSKSVVVWLIGRNEIWTVPSGAVKGVDVVKTGDKHAKKICNVCHCLLPVSRFARNQNNKHGIIRRPSCVKCRTDIDKRAPKSSQAKRMEKERPPVGSPFKCPICQKRSIVGITAKVVADHDHHTGNIRDFICDSCNTGLGRFKNGENYLHNAIEYLRERDELNAGE; encoded by the coding sequence ATGTCGCCTGAGTGGGTTGTCTGCGTCAAAGGGAAAGGCAATCTGCATGAGGGAGGCAAACCGGAGAGAAGGGAGAGAACCTTTCCGATCAACTCGGTGGGTCTTGTCCAACAGCGCGATTCAAAATCCGTTGTTGTCTGGCTGATTGGCAGGAATGAAATATGGACTGTTCCGTCAGGCGCGGTCAAGGGTGTTGATGTTGTAAAGACGGGAGACAAACACGCCAAAAAGATTTGCAATGTCTGCCACTGTCTTTTGCCGGTGTCCCGGTTTGCGAGGAATCAGAATAACAAACACGGAATTATACGCCGTCCGAGTTGTGTGAAGTGCCGAACCGATATTGACAAGAGAGCGCCAAAGAGCAGTCAGGCAAAAAGGATGGAGAAAGAGAGGCCGCCTGTCGGCAGTCCGTTCAAGTGTCCCATCTGTCAGAAGCGGTCAATAGTGGGGATAACCGCCAAGGTTGTTGCCGACCATGACCACCATACGGGGAATATACGAGATTTTATTTGCGACAGTTGCAATACGGGGCTTGGGCGGTTTAAGAACGGGGAGAACTATTTGCATAATGCGATTGAGTATCTCAGGGAGAGGGATGAACTTAATGCGGGGGAGTGA
- a CDS encoding tetratricopeptide repeat protein gives MSEEKLTAEEYLKRGYDKFNSKQYEEAIADYSKAIEVNPQYAESYNNRGIAKARLGQYLEAIEDFNKAIELSPEYGDAYINRGNAEMEIGQYQEAIADYGKAIELNPQDAYAYYNRGNAESRLGRYREAIENYSKSIEIDSQDAEVYTNRGNAKSGLGWYQEAIEDYNKAIELNPRHAEAYLNRGAAKSILGLNSEVIEDCNKAIELNPQDAYAYYNRGEAYSRLGEKENALKDFKKVQELDPTVMGRVEAKKATDPLQREIKETGEKVKETKEFQKVFKDLRNTYEKTSAIWFLLSVFMVILTSIAFLCAPKLANQYESLEKVPFLFYGIYIFLTSVTFIVIRRFTNVEEIDLESDNRLAMAKLFEFIVQTPDLREKYGDLIPQLADAMIYSMYKKSRTEKSSNFVLQEIKDGMKDRGISK, from the coding sequence ATGAGTGAAGAGAAATTGACAGCGGAAGAGTATTTGAAGCGGGGGTATGACAAGTTTAATTCCAAGCAATACGAAGAGGCGATTGCGGATTATAGCAAAGCCATTGAAGTTAATCCTCAGTATGCGGAATCCTACAACAATCGGGGCATTGCCAAAGCAAGGCTTGGGCAGTATTTAGAAGCGATTGAAGATTTTAATAAAGCAATTGAACTTAGTCCTGAGTACGGTGATGCGTATATCAACCGGGGCAATGCCGAAATGGAAATTGGTCAGTATCAGGAAGCGATTGCGGATTATGGTAAAGCCATTGAACTCAATCCTCAGGATGCCTATGCCTACTACAACCGAGGCAATGCCGAATCAAGACTTGGTCGGTATCGGGAAGCGATTGAGAATTACAGCAAATCTATTGAAATAGATTCTCAGGATGCCGAAGTCTACACAAACCGAGGCAATGCCAAATCAGGACTTGGTTGGTATCAGGAGGCTATTGAGGATTATAATAAAGCCATTGAACTCAATCCTCGCCATGCCGAAGCCTATCTTAACCGAGGTGCTGCCAAGTCAATTCTTGGGCTGAATTCGGAAGTGATTGAAGATTGTAATAAAGCCATTGAACTCAATCCTCAGGATGCCTATGCCTACTACAACCGAGGTGAGGCTTACAGCAGATTAGGAGAAAAGGAGAACGCTCTTAAGGATTTTAAAAAAGTACAGGAACTTGATCCAACAGTTATGGGGAGAGTAGAAGCCAAAAAAGCCACTGACCCTCTGCAGAGGGAAATCAAAGAGACTGGAGAAAAAGTAAAAGAAACTAAGGAGTTTCAGAAAGTTTTCAAAGACTTGAGAAATACTTATGAAAAGACAAGTGCTATATGGTTTTTACTTTCTGTCTTTATGGTGATTTTAACTTCTATAGCATTCTTGTGTGCTCCAAAATTAGCAAATCAATATGAATCTCTTGAAAAAGTTCCTTTTTTGTTCTATGGCATATACATATTTTTAACTTCAGTAACTTTTATTGTGATTCGTCGGTTCACTAATGTAGAAGAGATTGATTTGGAGTCTGATAATCGTCTTGCTATGGCGAAATTGTTTGAGTTTATAGTTCAAACTCCGGATTTACGGGAGAAATATGGTGACCTTATCCCACAACTCGCTGATGCTATGATTTACAGCATGTATAAGAAATCAAGAACAGAGAAGAGCAGTAATTTTGTTTTACAGGAAATCAAAGACGGGATGAAAGACAGAGGTATCTCTAAATGA